One genomic region from Streptomyces sp. NBC_00457 encodes:
- a CDS encoding alpha/beta hydrolase — MPNRSRLRAAALTATAVLLSAVLAGCGDDDSQNEDLSAQSLSWKDCPAPSQAQGGGGAPSPLANGDEWQCSTMKAPLDWDEPKGDTIDIALIRAKTSGDESKRIGSLIFNFGGPGGSGVTTLPAFGEDYAKLRTRYDLVSFDPRGVGRSAPVKCENDQQLDAYFQQDATPENAAERTELLDDTKEFNAACEKNSKKVLPHVRTTDAARDLDLMRQVLGDAKLHYFGISYGTELGGVYAHLFPKNVGRAVFDAVVDPTENPEQGSLGQTEGFQLALDNFAEHCASQVEDCPIGDSAQDVKNRIAKLLKDLDSKPITGVFPRELTQTAATSGIAQALYSQDFWEYLTQGLDQAYDGNGQILMLLSDSLNGRSENGEYSNLTAANISINCADDKPRYTAAYVERKLPEFRAASPVFGDYLAWSMISCTDWPVAGSADHPDVSAPGAAPILVVGNTGDPATPYEGARKMAQALGQGVGVELTYKGQGHGAYDSKNKCVQSAVNGYLLDGKVPAAGTVCS; from the coding sequence ATGCCCAACCGCTCCCGGCTGCGCGCCGCTGCCCTGACCGCCACCGCCGTGCTGCTGTCCGCCGTGCTGGCGGGCTGCGGCGACGACGACTCGCAGAACGAGGATCTGTCGGCCCAGTCGCTGAGCTGGAAGGACTGCCCGGCCCCCTCCCAGGCGCAAGGCGGCGGAGGCGCCCCGTCACCTCTGGCGAACGGCGACGAATGGCAGTGCAGCACCATGAAGGCGCCGCTCGACTGGGACGAGCCCAAGGGCGACACCATCGATATCGCCCTGATCCGCGCGAAAACGAGCGGCGACGAGAGCAAGCGCATCGGCTCGCTCATCTTCAACTTCGGCGGGCCCGGCGGCTCGGGCGTCACCACGCTGCCCGCCTTCGGCGAGGACTACGCGAAACTGCGCACCCGCTACGACCTGGTGAGCTTCGACCCGCGCGGTGTGGGCCGCAGCGCCCCTGTGAAGTGCGAGAACGACCAGCAGCTCGACGCCTACTTCCAGCAGGACGCCACCCCAGAGAACGCCGCCGAGCGCACCGAACTCCTGGACGACACCAAGGAGTTCAACGCGGCCTGCGAGAAGAACTCCAAAAAGGTCCTGCCCCATGTCCGCACCACCGATGCGGCCCGTGACCTGGACCTGATGCGCCAGGTCCTCGGCGACGCCAAGCTGCACTACTTCGGCATCTCCTACGGCACCGAACTCGGCGGCGTCTACGCCCACCTGTTCCCGAAAAACGTGGGCCGTGCCGTGTTCGACGCGGTCGTCGATCCGACGGAGAACCCCGAGCAGGGCTCGCTCGGCCAGACCGAGGGCTTCCAGCTCGCACTCGACAACTTCGCCGAGCACTGCGCCTCGCAGGTCGAGGACTGTCCGATCGGCGACAGCGCACAGGACGTCAAGAACCGCATCGCCAAGCTGCTGAAGGACCTCGACAGCAAGCCGATCACCGGCGTCTTCCCCCGCGAGCTGACCCAGACCGCGGCGACCAGCGGCATCGCACAGGCCCTGTACTCCCAGGACTTCTGGGAGTACCTCACTCAGGGCCTGGATCAGGCGTACGACGGCAACGGCCAGATCCTGATGCTGCTGTCCGACTCACTGAACGGGCGCAGCGAGAACGGCGAGTACAGCAACCTCACGGCGGCCAACATCTCCATCAACTGCGCGGACGACAAGCCGCGTTACACCGCCGCCTACGTGGAGCGGAAACTGCCGGAGTTCCGGGCCGCCTCGCCGGTGTTCGGCGACTATCTCGCCTGGTCCATGATCAGCTGCACGGACTGGCCCGTGGCGGGCTCCGCCGACCACCCCGACGTGAGCGCGCCCGGCGCGGCCCCGATCCTGGTCGTGGGCAACACCGGCGACCCGGCCACACCGTACGAGGGCGCGCGCAAGATGGCGCAGGCCCTGGGCCAGGGCGTCGGCGTCGAGCTCACGTACAAGGGACAGGGGCACGGCGCCTACGACAGCAAGAACAAATGCGTGCAGAGCGCGGTGAACGGCTATCTGCTGGACGGGAAGGTCCCGGCCGCCGGGACCGTCTGCTCCTGA